The genomic stretch AAGCTGCTGTTGCAGGCTGCGCACTGTACACATACGGTTACCCGTTGATCAAATATCGTCTCAATCGTCCGTATGACTTGCATATCGGGCTGCCTTGTATGAATCGTTATATGCTTTGGAGAAACCGCAATCAAGGAGCTGATAACCATATCCTCGATATTCATTTCCGTTTCAAGCATTTCCGCTACTATGCGGTCTGTTGGCGGATTAGGGTCAAGCTGTTTAAAGCTTTCATCATACAGCATAAAGTCATACGCGCCTTTATGCAGCAGATGAACCATCGACAGCTTCGTATCCTGAAGAAAAACAAAATATTTTAACAGGGAAATAAACTCCTGATATTGTTTATCAAGCACATATTCATCTAATGCATACTCAACAACCTCAGCTAATTCCTTTCGATAGGGCTCTAGCCTAAAGCTAGTAAAGCCTTTAATATTAATCTGCGTGTGCTCCTGCAAAAACAGCTCAACCTCTGAAGCAACCTTGTTTTTGCGTCTCAAACGATCAGCTTCATGAAACTTTGCACCTAAGCCATCCCACTCCTTCCCATGCAGCAAATCATGGCAGTAGCGCTCGATAGC from Paenibacillus sp. FSL H8-0548 encodes the following:
- a CDS encoding putative sporulation protein YtxC, coding for MELYTVSLPASLHASVDQLTKLLTEQAIVDLHIDSNAAQSAIVEFIQISEHDIRCQARFPQFQLKVHGPAVYKAASLAIAEFVVSELEPAMLASIIRRKYRNHMPSEAAAIERYCHDLLHGKEWDGLGAKFHEADRLRRKNKVASEVELFLQEHTQINIKGFTSFRLEPYRKELAEVVEYALDEYVLDKQYQEFISLLKYFVFLQDTKLSMVHLLHKGAYDFMLYDESFKQLDPNPPTDRIVAEMLETEMNIEDMVISSLIAVSPKHITIHTRQPDMQVIRTIETIFDQRVTVCVQCAACNSSLDELVQP